A genomic stretch from Malus domestica chromosome 15, GDT2T_hap1 includes:
- the LOC103425012 gene encoding threonine synthase, chloroplastic-like, translating into MASSALFHSSLSSLSPNLSAFYQNPASKRPPTSSLSVSCTSSTFDPSPATNRTPPQPPSSKTRRAADENIRDEARRHRSPHSFSAKYVPFNSGFDSPESYSLDEIVYRSQSGGLLDVQHDMDALRKFDGSYWRRLFDSRVGKTTWPYGSGVWSKKEWVLPEIDDDDIVSAFEGNSNLFWAERFGKQFLGMNDLWVKHCGISHTGSFKDLGMTVLISQVNRLRKLKRPVVGVGCASTGDTSAALSAYCAAAGIPSIVFLPANKISMAQLVQPIANGAFVLSIDTDFDGCMKLIREITAELPIYLANSLNSLRLEGQKTAAIEILQQFDWEVPDWVIVPGGNLGNIYAFYKGFKMCQELGLVDRIPRMVCAQAANANPLYLYYKSGWKDFKPVKANSTFASAIQIGDPVSIDRAVYALKNCDGIVEEASEEELMDAMAKADSTGMFICPHTGVALTALDKLRKSGVIGAGDRTVVVSTAHGLKFTQSKVDYHSKAIKDMACRFANPPTEVKAEFGEVMDVLKEYLFNKAPKV; encoded by the coding sequence ATGGCTTCCTCCGCCTTGTTccactcctctctctcctccctctcccctAATCTCTCCGCGTTTTACCAAAACCCCGCGTCCAAACGCCCCCCTACCTCCTCACTTTCCGTATCCTGCACCTCCTCCACATTCGATCCCTCCCCCGCAACAAACAGGACCCCGCCCCAGCCCCCTTCCAGCAAGACCCGCCGCGCCGCCGATGAGAACATCCGCGATGAGGCCCGCCGACACCGCTCCCCCCACAGCTTCTCGGCCAAGTACGTTCCGTTCAACTCGGGCTTCGACTCGCCCGAGTCCTACTCGCTTGACGAAATCGTCTACCGCAGCCAATCCGGCGGCCTCCTCGACGTCCAGCACGACATGGACGCGCTGCGGAAGTTCGACGGCTCGTACTGGCGGAGACTCTTCGACTCGCGCGTGGGGAAGACCACGTGGCCGTACGGCTCCGGCGTCTGGTCTAAGAAGGAGTGGGTCCTGCCCGAGATTGACGACGACGACATCGTTTCGGCGTTCGAGGGGAACTCCAACCTCTTCTGGGCGGAGCGTTTCGGCAAACAGTTTCTGGGCATGAACGATCTTTGGGTCAAGCACTGCGGGATCAGCCACACCGGCAGCTTCAAGGACCTCGGCATGACGGTGCTAATCAGCCAGGTAAACCGCCTCAGGAAGCTCAAACGCCCCGTCGTCGGAGTGGGCTGCGCCTCCACCGGCGACACGTCGGCAGCTCTATCCGCTTATTGCGCTGCCGCAGGTATTCCCTCGATTGTTTTCTTACCGGCTAACAAAATTTCAATGGCGCAATTGGTCCAGCCGATTGCGAACGGCGCGTTCGTGCTGAGCATCGACACCGATTTCGACGGCTGCATGAAGCTAATCAGGGAAATCACGGCCGAATTGCCAATTTACTTGGCGAATTCGCTGAATAGTTTGAGGCTGGAGGGGCAGAAGACGGCGGCGATTGAGATTTTGCAGCAATTTGATTGGGAAGTGCCCGATTGGGTCATTGTTCCCGGAGGCAATCTAGGCAACATCTATGCATTTTACAAAGGGTTCAAAATGTGCCAGGAATTGGGGTTAGTGGATCGAATTCCGCGGATGGTTTGCGCTCAGGCAGCAAATGCGAACCCGCTTTACTTGTATTACAAGTCAGGGTGGAAGGATTTCAAGCCGGTGAAGGCGAATTCGACATTCGCCTCGGCTATTCAGATTGGGGACCCTGTTTCAATCGACAGAGCCGTGTATGCTCTAAAGAATTGTGATGGGATTGTGGAGGAAGCAAGTGAGGAGGAGTTGATGGACGCAATGGCGAAAGCCGACTCCACAGGGATGTTTATCTGCCCTCACACCGGCGTTGCTCTAACCGCATTGGATAAGCTGAGGAAGAGTGGTGTCATTGGAGCCGGTGATCGGACTGTGGTGGTGAGTACTGCTCATGGTCTGAAGTTTACGCAGTCGAAAGTTGACTATCACTCGAAGGCAATCAAGGACATGGCTTGCCGGTTCGCTAACCCGCCGACGGAGGTGAAGGCGGAATTCGGGGAGGTTATGGATGTGCTCAAGGAGTATTTGTTCAACAAGGCACCAAAGGTCTAA